A genomic region of Clavibacter michiganensis subsp. insidiosus contains the following coding sequences:
- a CDS encoding SRPBCC family protein, which yields MSEPIVITRTFAAPRERVFDAWTTPADFSAWFGTAAVDVPLDTLRMDVRVGGAWSAVMRLPDGGSIDWAGEYVELDRPSRIAMTMTDRPDAPAGEPLTVDLEEVAGGATRMTMTQRAGEFTPEQREMTIQGWGAFLDVMAGLVAPTA from the coding sequence GTGAGCGAGCCCATCGTCATCACCCGCACGTTCGCCGCCCCGCGGGAGCGCGTCTTCGACGCGTGGACCACGCCGGCCGACTTCTCCGCCTGGTTCGGCACCGCCGCGGTCGACGTGCCGCTCGACACCCTGCGCATGGACGTGCGCGTCGGCGGCGCGTGGAGCGCGGTGATGCGGCTGCCCGACGGCGGATCGATCGACTGGGCGGGCGAGTACGTCGAGCTCGACCGGCCGTCGCGCATCGCGATGACGATGACGGACCGGCCGGACGCGCCCGCGGGCGAGCCGCTCACGGTCGACCTCGAGGAGGTCGCGGGCGGCGCGACGCGCATGACCATGACGCAGCGCGCGGGCGAGTTCACGCCCGAGCAGCGTGAGATGACGATCCAGGGCTGGGGCGCGTTCCTCGACGTGATGGCGGGGCTGGTCGCGCCGACCGCCTAG
- a CDS encoding AEC family transporter has product MIGVLTGFAIIGFIIAVGYGVGRSGIAGPGAQHSLNRVAFFVATPALLFTVLAKADLHVVFSAFLLTSASAVAVAAILYLVVARILFRRPVAETTIGAASASYVNANNIGLPVAIYVLGDAQLVAPVLLLQLLVLAPTTLTVLDISSRGSASVVGILTQPLRNPMIIASMLGILIAITGLQVPDAIYEPFRLIGGAAIPIVLMAFGMSLVGRKPLAPGSGRGEIVVASVIKTVVMPLAAFLLARFAFHLDAPQTFAATVIAGLPTAQNIFNFASRYGRGVVLARDTVLITTVASIPVLLVIAALLAPGT; this is encoded by the coding sequence ATGATCGGGGTGCTGACCGGCTTCGCCATCATCGGCTTCATCATCGCCGTGGGCTACGGCGTCGGCCGCTCCGGGATCGCGGGTCCGGGCGCCCAGCACTCCCTCAACCGGGTGGCGTTCTTCGTCGCGACGCCCGCGCTGCTGTTCACCGTGCTCGCGAAGGCCGACCTGCACGTCGTGTTCTCGGCGTTCCTGCTCACGTCGGCGAGCGCGGTGGCCGTGGCGGCGATCCTCTACCTGGTGGTGGCGCGGATCCTCTTCCGCCGGCCGGTCGCGGAGACCACCATCGGCGCGGCCTCCGCCAGCTACGTCAACGCCAACAACATCGGCCTGCCGGTCGCGATCTACGTGCTCGGCGACGCGCAGCTCGTGGCGCCCGTGCTGCTGCTCCAGCTGCTGGTGCTCGCGCCGACGACGCTCACGGTGCTCGACATCTCGAGCCGCGGATCCGCGTCGGTCGTCGGGATCCTCACCCAGCCGCTGCGGAACCCGATGATCATCGCGTCGATGCTCGGCATCCTCATCGCGATCACCGGGTTGCAGGTCCCGGACGCGATCTACGAGCCCTTCCGGCTGATCGGCGGCGCGGCGATCCCCATCGTGCTGATGGCGTTCGGCATGTCGCTGGTGGGGCGGAAGCCGCTCGCGCCCGGGTCCGGGCGGGGCGAGATCGTCGTGGCCTCGGTGATCAAGACGGTGGTCATGCCGCTCGCCGCGTTCTTGCTCGCGCGGTTCGCGTTCCACCTCGACGCGCCGCAGACGTTCGCGGCGACCGTGATCGCGGGCCTGCCGACCGCGCAGAACATCTTCAACTTCGCGTCGCGCTACGGGCGCGGCGTGGTGCTCGCGCGCGACACCGTGCTGATCACGACGGTCGCGTCGATCCCGGTGCTGCTGGTGATCGCGGCGCTGCTCGCGCCCGGGACCTAG
- a CDS encoding histidine-type phosphatase, with protein MRLRTRRRLSASVALALALGIAAGGSALPALAATGAGTAAGTGTGTGTADRTYYSSKTPYAPQGTAADLAPAPAGCAPVYTESVARHGSRALSSYKYDSLTTQVWEQARSEGALTTLGETLGPEVQKLTAANEKLGYGNLTGQGADQHRGIGARVVERLPTLFAGIDAGSDTVALESSGEARATASGKAFAEGLTRADPLLASHLPKDIAKDPDTLYFHKSAANADYRAYEDGPAVTAAVDAIYAQPRSHEAARRLLERVYTPAFVDRLAAGQYHFVDGGDGGTHVDDELDAAMMLYNLYIIAPDMTEEVSVDFDRYFSGDDADTEWFAYLLDSEDFYSKGPAFQGSDITYRMATPLLDDFLDSMDARLAGSSTAATFRFAHAETIIPFAALLGLPGSTQPVTPEAPYTYATNAWRGETVTPMAANVQWDVFRDASGRAIVRMLYDEKAIPFRAGCMPIAAGSLFYDVGEVRRCLTGAAVVDPGTTSPGASDPGRLPGSPAELTAADASAARGDTLAATGMSADELPFLAVLASALGAAGITAVGVVRRPRRERPADDPR; from the coding sequence ATGCGCCTCCGCACCCGCCGCCGCCTGTCCGCCTCCGTCGCGCTCGCGCTGGCCCTCGGGATCGCCGCCGGCGGATCCGCCCTCCCGGCGCTCGCCGCGACCGGCGCCGGCACCGCGGCCGGCACAGGCACCGGCACCGGCACCGCCGACCGCACGTACTACAGCAGCAAGACCCCCTACGCCCCGCAGGGCACCGCGGCCGACCTCGCGCCCGCGCCCGCCGGGTGCGCGCCCGTGTACACGGAGTCGGTCGCGCGCCACGGATCCCGCGCCCTGTCGAGCTACAAGTACGACTCGCTCACCACGCAGGTGTGGGAGCAGGCGCGCTCCGAGGGCGCGCTCACGACGCTCGGCGAGACGCTCGGCCCGGAGGTCCAGAAGCTCACGGCCGCGAACGAGAAGCTCGGCTACGGCAACCTCACCGGCCAGGGCGCCGACCAGCACCGCGGCATCGGCGCGCGCGTCGTCGAGCGGCTGCCCACGCTGTTCGCCGGCATCGACGCGGGATCCGACACCGTCGCGCTCGAGAGCTCGGGCGAGGCGCGCGCCACCGCGTCGGGCAAGGCGTTCGCGGAGGGGCTGACGCGGGCGGATCCGCTCCTCGCCTCGCACCTGCCGAAGGACATCGCCAAGGATCCCGACACGCTGTACTTCCACAAGTCGGCCGCCAACGCCGACTACCGGGCCTACGAGGACGGGCCCGCGGTGACCGCCGCGGTCGATGCGATCTATGCCCAGCCCCGCAGCCACGAGGCCGCGCGCCGCCTGCTCGAGCGCGTCTACACGCCCGCCTTCGTCGACCGCCTCGCGGCCGGGCAGTACCACTTCGTCGACGGCGGCGACGGCGGCACCCACGTCGACGACGAGCTCGACGCCGCGATGATGCTCTACAACCTGTACATCATCGCGCCCGACATGACCGAGGAGGTCAGCGTCGACTTCGACCGCTACTTCTCGGGCGACGACGCGGACACCGAGTGGTTCGCCTACCTGCTCGACTCCGAGGACTTCTACTCGAAGGGCCCGGCGTTCCAGGGCAGCGACATCACCTACAGGATGGCGACACCGCTCCTCGACGACTTCCTCGACTCGATGGACGCGCGGCTCGCCGGATCCTCCACGGCCGCGACCTTCCGCTTCGCGCACGCCGAGACGATCATCCCGTTCGCCGCGCTCCTCGGCCTGCCCGGCTCGACGCAGCCGGTCACGCCGGAGGCCCCGTACACGTACGCGACGAACGCGTGGCGCGGCGAGACCGTGACGCCGATGGCCGCGAACGTGCAGTGGGACGTCTTCCGCGACGCGAGCGGCCGCGCCATCGTGCGGATGCTCTACGACGAGAAGGCGATCCCGTTCCGCGCGGGCTGCATGCCCATCGCGGCCGGCTCGCTGTTCTACGACGTGGGCGAGGTGCGCCGCTGCCTCACGGGCGCTGCCGTGGTGGATCCCGGGACGACCTCGCCCGGTGCGTCCGACCCCGGTCGGCTTCCCGGCTCGCCCGCCGAGCTCACCGCCGCCGACGCCTCCGCCGCGCGCGGCGACACGCTCGCGGCCACGGGCATGTCCGCCGACGAGCTGCCGTTCCTGGCCGTCCTCGCGTCCGCGCTCGGAGCGGCGGGGATCACCGCGGTCGGCGTGGTGCGGCGGCCGCGGCGCGAGCGGCCCGCCGACGACCCCCGCTAG
- a CDS encoding MOSC domain-containing protein, with amino-acid sequence MADLPHEQRVEIAFLVASPAHRLEGRPSDGPRDEPGEPPSRSSVRVRAGLGIVGDRYFGQRAHRTAAVTVMAVESVERVARELGVAAGLDPVDTRRNVLLRGADVDRLRGMRFSIDSGHGPVEFQGHRPANPCAWMDVMLAPGAFRALRGRGGVRCEPLADGILAVGPAVLRTERPLVVDDAADGARLF; translated from the coding sequence ATGGCCGACCTCCCGCACGAGCAGCGCGTGGAGATCGCGTTCCTCGTCGCCTCGCCGGCGCACCGCCTGGAGGGACGCCCGTCCGACGGACCCCGGGACGAGCCGGGCGAGCCGCCGTCGCGGTCCTCGGTGCGCGTGCGCGCCGGGCTCGGGATCGTCGGCGACCGCTACTTCGGCCAGCGCGCGCACCGCACGGCGGCGGTCACGGTGATGGCCGTCGAGTCGGTGGAGCGCGTGGCGCGGGAGCTCGGCGTCGCGGCGGGACTGGATCCCGTCGACACCCGGCGCAACGTGCTGCTGCGCGGCGCGGACGTGGACCGGCTGCGCGGCATGCGCTTCAGCATCGACTCCGGCCACGGGCCCGTCGAGTTCCAGGGCCACCGCCCGGCGAACCCGTGCGCGTGGATGGACGTGATGCTCGCGCCCGGCGCCTTCCGCGCGCTCCGCGGCCGCGGCGGGGTGCGCTGCGAGCCGCTGGCCGACGGGATCCTCGCGGTCGGCCCGGCCGTGCTCCGCACCGAGCGCCCGCTCGTCGTCGACGACGCGGCGGACGGGGCGCGCCTGTTCTGA
- a CDS encoding SDR family oxidoreductase produces the protein MSEIRNGGNQYEIQDPIAQYPSPPFPQQEQTGPGDELRFEPTPDHGQDSYVGFGRLKGRKVLITGADSGIGKAVAIAFAREGADIALNFLDEELEDARDTASTIEQDGRTAALVPGDISDETACQDIVQASVAALGGLDCLVMVAGYQRNEDDILDLDSEQLDRTMKTNVYSLFWLSKAVIPHLPKGGSIITTSSSQAYQPSPDKIDYAVSKGAIRNFTQGLAQQLAPKGIRVNSVAPGPFWTVLQPVGQSASDVEEFGSQSVYGRPGQPAEIAATYVFLASQESSFTSGETIAVTGGTPVH, from the coding sequence ATGAGCGAGATCCGCAACGGCGGCAACCAGTACGAGATCCAGGACCCGATCGCGCAGTACCCGTCCCCGCCGTTCCCGCAGCAGGAGCAGACGGGCCCGGGTGATGAGCTGAGGTTCGAGCCGACGCCCGACCACGGCCAGGACAGCTACGTCGGCTTCGGCCGCCTGAAGGGGCGCAAGGTGCTCATCACGGGCGCCGACTCCGGCATCGGCAAGGCCGTGGCCATCGCGTTCGCGCGCGAGGGCGCCGACATCGCGCTGAACTTCCTCGACGAGGAGCTCGAGGACGCGCGCGACACCGCGTCCACGATCGAGCAGGACGGGCGCACCGCCGCGCTCGTGCCCGGCGACATCTCCGACGAGACCGCGTGCCAGGACATCGTCCAGGCGTCCGTCGCGGCGCTGGGCGGGCTCGACTGCCTCGTGATGGTCGCGGGCTACCAGCGCAACGAGGACGACATCCTCGACCTCGACTCCGAGCAGCTCGACCGCACGATGAAGACCAACGTGTACTCGCTGTTCTGGCTGAGCAAGGCCGTGATCCCGCACCTGCCCAAGGGCGGCAGCATCATCACGACGAGCTCCTCGCAGGCGTACCAGCCGAGCCCCGACAAGATCGACTACGCGGTCTCGAAGGGCGCGATCCGGAACTTCACGCAGGGGCTCGCGCAGCAGCTCGCGCCGAAGGGGATCCGCGTCAACTCGGTCGCGCCCGGCCCGTTCTGGACCGTGCTGCAGCCCGTCGGGCAGTCGGCGTCGGACGTGGAGGAGTTCGGGTCCCAGTCGGTCTACGGCCGCCCGGGCCAGCCGGCGGAGATCGCGGCGACCTACGTGTTCCTCGCGAGCCAGGAGTCGAGCTTCACGAGCGGCGAGACGATCGCGGTCACGGGCGGCACGCCCGTCCACTGA
- a CDS encoding NAD-dependent epimerase/dehydratase family protein, translated as MPSPSPSLSSRRALVLGGTGAIGGATAERLGRDGWSVDVTGRDTVAMPAALADLGVRFHAVDRSDARAIERLVGDGVDLLVDLVAFTAADVEALLPAMRASGSVVVASSRAVYVDDAGRHVNGDEPPRFPVPIPEENATLAPAADGTDPFTRKGYAPSKVAVERAALDSGLPVTVIRPSKVHGRWARNARTRAIVERMLAGAPTIELADRGASVDHLTAAANAAALIARAAEVPGARILNSADPDPLPAAGIVAVIADELAWRGRIVPLEPGVDGGAHPWAAAHPIVLDTRASLALGYAPVGPGAELLRAEVAWIRDGERPRG; from the coding sequence GTGCCCTCCCCCTCCCCCTCCCTCTCCTCGCGTCGCGCCCTCGTCCTCGGCGGGACCGGCGCGATCGGCGGGGCGACGGCCGAGCGGCTGGGCCGCGACGGCTGGTCGGTCGACGTCACGGGCCGGGATACGGTCGCCATGCCCGCCGCGCTCGCCGACCTCGGCGTGCGCTTCCACGCGGTCGACCGGTCCGATGCCCGCGCGATCGAGCGGCTGGTCGGCGACGGCGTCGACCTGCTCGTCGACCTCGTGGCGTTCACGGCGGCCGACGTCGAGGCGCTCCTCCCGGCGATGCGGGCGAGCGGATCCGTCGTCGTCGCCTCCTCCCGCGCCGTGTACGTCGACGACGCGGGCCGGCACGTCAACGGCGACGAGCCGCCGCGCTTCCCCGTGCCGATCCCCGAGGAGAACGCGACCCTCGCGCCCGCCGCCGACGGCACCGACCCCTTCACGCGCAAGGGCTACGCGCCCTCGAAGGTCGCCGTCGAGCGCGCGGCCCTCGACAGCGGGCTGCCGGTGACGGTGATCCGCCCCTCGAAGGTGCACGGCCGGTGGGCCAGGAACGCCCGCACCCGAGCGATCGTCGAGCGGATGCTCGCGGGCGCGCCGACCATCGAGCTCGCCGACCGCGGCGCGTCCGTCGACCACCTCACCGCGGCGGCGAACGCGGCGGCGCTCATCGCGCGCGCGGCCGAGGTGCCGGGCGCGCGGATCCTCAACTCCGCCGACCCGGATCCGCTCCCGGCCGCCGGCATCGTCGCCGTCATCGCCGACGAGCTCGCCTGGCGCGGACGCATCGTGCCGCTCGAGCCGGGCGTCGACGGCGGCGCGCACCCGTGGGCCGCGGCGCACCCGATCGTCCTCGACACGCGCGCGTCCCTCGCGCTCGGCTACGCGCCCGTCGGCCCGGGCGCCGAGCTGCTGCGCGCCGAGGTCGCGTGGATCCGCGATGGGGAGCGCCCGCGCGGCTGA
- a CDS encoding ASCH domain-containing protein codes for MTTPDADLPPVEFAFPGPLRDQLVAAIVSGEKTSTSSLLVQYDADDEELPVVGSRGAVIDSAGRPVLVVETTAVEVGRLADVPLAHAVDEGEGYTSVAEWRAGHEEFWTSAEVVAELPDGFRLDDDTEIVMERFRVVGAADRPA; via the coding sequence ATGACGACGCCCGACGCCGACCTCCCGCCCGTCGAGTTCGCGTTCCCGGGGCCGCTGCGGGACCAGCTCGTCGCCGCCATCGTCTCGGGCGAGAAGACCTCGACGAGCTCGCTGCTCGTCCAGTACGACGCCGACGACGAGGAGCTGCCGGTCGTCGGATCCCGCGGCGCCGTCATCGACTCCGCCGGGCGGCCGGTGCTCGTGGTCGAGACGACGGCCGTGGAGGTCGGGCGCCTCGCCGACGTGCCGCTCGCGCACGCGGTGGACGAGGGCGAGGGATACACGAGCGTCGCCGAGTGGCGCGCGGGGCACGAGGAGTTCTGGACGTCGGCCGAGGTCGTGGCCGAGCTGCCCGACGGGTTCCGGCTCGACGACGACACCGAGATCGTGATGGAGCGCTTCCGGGTGGTGGGCGCGGCGGATCGACCCGCCTAG
- a CDS encoding endo alpha-1,4 polygalactosaminidase, whose protein sequence is MRPLLSAALATAALVVLSGCATADPRPGSAATGAAGSAEATGVLAADTTAAVTLPPVGTGFDYQLGGASPVPARAGIVVRDSTDEPAADAYGICYVNGFQTQPGETWPDDLLVQGDDGPLVDPNWDDEYILDTSTAQKRTAIAARQATAVDRCADAGFQAVEFDNLDSWYRSAGALDADDALALATLLVDHAHDRGLAVAQKNTTDIGSRGRDEAGFDFAIAEECDRWSECADYTAVYGPHVLDVEYTDDLLDTAEEACARILALEPAPRAIVRDRDLVPASEDAYAYAAC, encoded by the coding sequence ATGCGCCCCCTCCTCTCCGCCGCCCTCGCGACCGCCGCCCTCGTCGTCCTCTCCGGCTGCGCGACGGCCGATCCGCGCCCCGGGTCCGCGGCGACGGGAGCGGCCGGCTCCGCCGAGGCGACCGGCGTGCTCGCGGCGGACACGACCGCGGCCGTCACGCTGCCGCCCGTCGGCACGGGCTTCGACTACCAGCTCGGCGGGGCATCCCCCGTGCCGGCGCGCGCGGGCATCGTCGTCCGCGACAGCACGGACGAGCCCGCCGCCGACGCGTACGGCATCTGCTACGTCAACGGCTTCCAGACGCAGCCCGGCGAGACCTGGCCCGACGACCTGCTGGTGCAGGGCGACGACGGCCCGCTGGTGGATCCGAACTGGGACGACGAGTACATCCTCGACACCTCGACCGCCCAGAAGCGCACGGCCATCGCGGCCCGGCAGGCGACCGCGGTCGACCGGTGCGCCGACGCCGGCTTCCAGGCCGTCGAGTTCGACAACCTCGACTCCTGGTACCGCTCCGCGGGCGCCCTGGACGCGGACGACGCGCTGGCCCTCGCGACCCTGCTCGTGGATCACGCGCACGACCGGGGCCTCGCCGTCGCGCAGAAGAACACCACCGACATCGGGTCCCGCGGCCGCGACGAGGCCGGCTTCGACTTCGCGATCGCCGAGGAGTGCGACCGCTGGTCCGAGTGCGCCGACTACACGGCCGTCTACGGTCCCCACGTGCTCGACGTCGAGTACACCGACGACCTGCTCGACACGGCCGAGGAGGCCTGCGCGCGGATCCTGGCGCTGGAACCCGCGCCCCGCGCCATCGTGCGCGACCGCGACCTCGTGCCCGCGAGCGAGGACGCCTACGCGTACGCCGCCTGCTGA
- a CDS encoding MDR family MFS transporter, with amino-acid sequence MTTTAPAPLLLTQRRIWIIFSALIAGMLLSSLDQTIVSTAMPTIVGELGGVDHQVWITTAYLLATTIVMPIYGKFGDVLGRRNLFLAAIAIFTLASVGCAFAGDFWSFVVFRAAQGLGGGGLMILSQSIIADIVPANQRGKYLGPLGGIFGLSAVGGPLLGGFFVDHLTWQWAFYINIPIGIAAFVVAFITLTLPSKKATKRIDVAGVVLLSIATTCLIFFTDFGGDKAYGWGSLLTWAWGLGLVVAASLFVFTESRADDPVIPLSLFRNPVFVNATAIGLALGIGMFAAIGFVPTFLQMSTGTSAAVSGLLLLPMMVGLIGMSITSGILISRTGKYRIFPIVGTLLTMLALVLMTSLTAETPVWLICVFLFVFGLGLGLIMQVVVLVVQNAVPAAQIGTATSTNNYFREVGAALGTAVFGTLFTTRLTENLTTVFAGAGASPDGAASSASSIDPQTLNGLPDAVRDGIVNAYADALAPVFWYLVPFIAIAFVLSLLLKQIPLSDVAGLVARGEAVGGEEAERLEAEQRVGVRAGTSPAQATGPDAADEASRIAVPSSDERDGRPER; translated from the coding sequence ATGACCACCACCGCCCCGGCGCCCCTCCTGCTCACGCAGCGGCGCATCTGGATCATCTTCTCGGCCCTCATCGCCGGCATGCTCCTGTCGAGCCTCGACCAGACCATCGTCTCCACCGCGATGCCGACCATCGTCGGCGAGCTCGGCGGCGTCGACCACCAGGTCTGGATCACCACGGCCTACCTGCTCGCCACCACGATCGTCATGCCCATCTACGGCAAGTTCGGCGACGTGCTCGGCCGGCGGAACCTCTTCCTCGCGGCCATCGCGATCTTCACGCTCGCCTCGGTCGGCTGCGCGTTCGCGGGCGACTTCTGGTCGTTCGTGGTGTTCCGCGCGGCGCAGGGCCTCGGCGGCGGCGGGCTCATGATCCTGTCGCAGTCGATCATCGCCGACATCGTGCCGGCCAACCAGCGCGGCAAGTACCTCGGCCCGCTCGGCGGCATCTTCGGGCTCTCGGCCGTCGGCGGACCGCTGCTCGGCGGCTTCTTCGTCGACCACCTCACCTGGCAGTGGGCGTTCTACATCAACATCCCCATCGGGATCGCGGCCTTCGTCGTGGCGTTCATCACGCTGACGCTGCCGAGCAAGAAGGCGACCAAGCGGATCGACGTGGCCGGCGTCGTGCTGCTCTCCATCGCCACGACCTGCCTCATCTTCTTCACCGACTTCGGCGGCGACAAGGCCTACGGCTGGGGGTCGCTCCTCACCTGGGCGTGGGGCCTCGGGCTCGTGGTCGCGGCGTCGCTGTTCGTGTTCACGGAGTCGCGGGCGGACGACCCGGTGATCCCGCTGAGCCTGTTCCGGAACCCCGTCTTCGTGAACGCCACGGCCATCGGCCTCGCGCTCGGCATCGGGATGTTCGCGGCCATCGGCTTCGTGCCGACGTTCCTGCAGATGTCGACCGGCACGTCCGCCGCGGTCTCGGGGCTGCTGCTCCTGCCGATGATGGTGGGCCTCATCGGCATGTCGATCACGTCGGGCATCCTCATCAGCCGCACCGGGAAGTACCGGATCTTCCCCATCGTCGGGACGCTCCTCACCATGCTCGCGCTCGTGCTGATGACCTCGCTCACCGCTGAGACGCCCGTGTGGCTGATCTGCGTGTTCCTGTTCGTCTTCGGGCTGGGGCTCGGCCTGATCATGCAGGTCGTGGTGCTCGTGGTGCAGAACGCGGTGCCCGCCGCGCAGATCGGCACGGCGACCAGCACGAACAACTACTTCCGCGAGGTGGGCGCCGCGCTCGGCACGGCCGTGTTCGGCACGCTGTTCACGACGCGGCTCACCGAGAACCTCACGACCGTTTTCGCCGGCGCCGGGGCCTCGCCCGACGGCGCCGCGAGCTCGGCCAGCAGCATCGACCCGCAGACGCTGAACGGGCTGCCCGACGCCGTGCGCGACGGGATCGTGAACGCGTACGCCGACGCGCTGGCGCCCGTGTTCTGGTACCTCGTGCCGTTCATCGCGATCGCGTTCGTGCTCTCGCTCCTGCTCAAGCAGATCCCGCTGTCGGACGTCGCCGGGCTCGTCGCCCGCGGCGAGGCGGTGGGCGGCGAGGAGGCCGAGCGGCTCGAGGCGGAGCAGCGCGTGGGCGTGCGCGCCGGCACGAGCCCGGCGCAGGCGACCGGACCGGACGCGGCCGACGAAGCGTCGCGGATCGCGGTGCCGTCGAGCGACGAGCGGGACGGCCGCCCCGAGCGCTGA
- a CDS encoding GNAT family N-acetyltransferase, translated as MPSVTVRPMTPPEYARMMAAADEDYAARQVQAGAWPADGALERAAAETAKWLPDGIRTPRTLLLRGLDEHGVGVGSAWVALDDPNGRPGTAFLFELMVDPSRRGSGYGRALLAAVEEATRAAGAPALALNVFGANRVAIALYASAGYGVTAQQMRKAL; from the coding sequence ATGCCCTCCGTGACCGTGCGCCCCATGACCCCGCCCGAGTACGCCCGCATGATGGCCGCCGCCGACGAGGACTACGCGGCCCGCCAGGTCCAGGCGGGCGCCTGGCCCGCGGACGGCGCGCTCGAGCGGGCGGCGGCGGAGACCGCGAAGTGGCTCCCCGACGGGATCCGGACGCCGCGCACCCTGCTCCTGCGCGGGCTCGACGAGCACGGCGTCGGGGTCGGCAGCGCCTGGGTCGCGCTCGACGATCCGAACGGCAGGCCCGGCACGGCGTTCCTCTTCGAGCTGATGGTGGATCCGTCCCGCCGCGGATCCGGGTACGGCCGCGCCCTGCTCGCCGCGGTGGAGGAGGCCACGCGCGCCGCCGGCGCCCCCGCCCTCGCGCTCAACGTCTTCGGCGCCAACCGGGTCGCGATCGCGCTCTACGCGTCGGCGGGCTACGGCGTGACGGCGCAGCAGATGCGGAAAGCCCTCTGA